The following are encoded in a window of Bradyrhizobium sp. WBOS07 genomic DNA:
- the xoxF5 gene encoding lanthanide-dependent methanol dehydrogenase XoxF5, which yields MRKVLLATFLGSAAALAVGSASANDALMKMSQNPKDWVMPAGDYANTRYSKLNQINAQNVGKLQVAWTFSTGVLRGHEGGPLIIGNIMYVHTPFPNKVYAIDLSQENKIVWKYEPKQDPNVIPVMCCDTVNRGVAYGDGKIFLHQADTTLVALDAKTGQVAWSVKNGDPGKGETGTSAPLVVKDKVMVGISGGEFGVQAHMTAYDIKTGKLVWRGYSEGPDDQILVDPEKTTALGKPVGKDSSLKTWQGDQWKIGGGATWGWISYDPELNLIYYGSGNPSTWNPKQRPGDNKWSMTVWARNADTGVAKWVYQMTPHDEWDYDGVNEMILSDQSINGQPRKLLTHFDRNGLAYTMDRVTGELLVAEKYDPKVNWTSGVDMDKNSPTYGRPKVVTQYSTEAGGEDKNTKGICPAALGTKDEQPAAYSPDTQLFYVPTNHVCMDYEPFKVSYTAGQPYVGATLSMYPPPGETHMGNFIAWDNKTGKIVWSNKEQFSVWSGALATAGGVVFYGTLEGYLKAVDAKTGKELYKFKTPSGIIGNVTTYENGGKQYVAVLSGVGGWAGIGLAAGLTDPTAGLGAVGGYAALSNYTALGGTLTVFALPN from the coding sequence CTGGGTAATGCCGGCCGGCGACTACGCCAACACGCGATACTCCAAGCTCAACCAGATCAACGCACAGAACGTGGGCAAGCTCCAGGTGGCCTGGACCTTCTCCACCGGCGTGCTGCGCGGCCACGAAGGCGGCCCGCTGATCATCGGCAACATCATGTACGTCCATACACCGTTCCCGAACAAGGTCTACGCCATTGACCTTTCGCAGGAGAACAAGATCGTCTGGAAGTACGAGCCGAAGCAGGATCCGAACGTGATTCCCGTGATGTGCTGCGACACGGTCAACCGTGGCGTGGCCTATGGCGACGGCAAGATCTTCCTGCATCAGGCCGATACCACGCTCGTCGCGCTCGATGCCAAGACCGGTCAGGTCGCATGGAGCGTCAAGAACGGCGATCCCGGCAAGGGCGAGACCGGCACATCGGCACCGCTGGTCGTGAAAGACAAGGTGATGGTCGGCATTTCCGGCGGCGAGTTCGGCGTTCAGGCCCACATGACCGCCTACGACATCAAGACCGGCAAGCTGGTCTGGCGCGGATATTCGGAAGGTCCGGACGACCAGATCCTGGTGGACCCCGAGAAGACCACCGCGCTCGGTAAGCCCGTCGGCAAGGACTCGAGCCTCAAGACCTGGCAAGGCGATCAGTGGAAGATCGGCGGCGGCGCCACCTGGGGCTGGATCTCCTACGATCCCGAGCTGAACCTGATCTATTACGGGTCGGGCAATCCCTCGACCTGGAACCCGAAGCAGCGTCCCGGCGACAACAAATGGTCGATGACCGTCTGGGCTCGCAACGCCGATACCGGCGTCGCCAAGTGGGTCTACCAGATGACGCCCCATGACGAATGGGACTATGACGGCGTCAACGAGATGATCCTCTCGGATCAGTCGATCAATGGCCAGCCGCGCAAGCTGCTGACGCATTTCGACCGCAACGGCCTCGCCTACACCATGGACCGCGTGACCGGCGAGCTGCTGGTCGCCGAAAAGTACGATCCGAAGGTGAACTGGACCTCCGGCGTCGACATGGACAAGAACTCCCCGACCTACGGCCGTCCGAAGGTGGTCACCCAGTATTCGACGGAAGCGGGCGGAGAGGACAAGAACACGAAGGGCATTTGCCCGGCCGCGCTCGGTACCAAGGACGAGCAGCCGGCGGCCTACTCGCCGGACACGCAGCTGTTCTACGTTCCCACCAACCACGTCTGCATGGACTACGAGCCGTTCAAGGTGAGCTACACCGCGGGCCAGCCCTATGTGGGCGCGACGCTCTCGATGTACCCGCCCCCGGGTGAAACCCACATGGGCAACTTCATCGCCTGGGACAACAAGACCGGCAAGATCGTCTGGTCGAACAAGGAGCAGTTCTCGGTCTGGTCGGGTGCGCTCGCAACCGCCGGCGGCGTGGTGTTCTACGGCACGCTCGAAGGCTACCTGAAGGCGGTCGACGCCAAGACCGGCAAGGAGCTCTACAAGTTCAAGACTCCCTCCGGCATCATCGGCAACGTGACCACCTATGAGAACGGCGGCAAGCAGTATGTCGCAGTGCTCTCCGGCGTCGGCGGCTGGGCCGGCATCGGTCTGGCGGCAGGTCTGACCGATCCGACCGCAGGTCTCGGCGCAGTCGGCGGCTACGCGGCCCTCAGCAACTACACGGCACTCGGCGGTACGCTGACCGTGTTCGCGCTGCCGAACTAG
- a CDS encoding c-type cytochrome, methanol metabolism-related, with the protein MILVASGGIAVADGPGDPAAVKKEDDGKWLDKEGTPTYKISADGTVDWFTYSGYRRYHSDCHVCHGPDGMGSTYAPALKDSVKTMSYGDFLGVVASGRKNVSTAQENVMPAFGDNPNVACYMDDLYVYLRARSTEAWGRQRPSKKEEKTEAYTKAEDACMGKK; encoded by the coding sequence ATGATCTTGGTTGCGTCCGGAGGAATTGCGGTCGCGGACGGTCCGGGCGATCCGGCCGCGGTGAAGAAGGAAGACGACGGCAAGTGGCTCGATAAAGAGGGAACACCGACCTACAAGATTTCGGCCGACGGCACCGTGGACTGGTTCACCTATTCCGGTTACCGCCGCTATCACTCCGACTGCCACGTCTGCCATGGGCCTGACGGCATGGGCTCCACCTACGCGCCCGCGCTCAAGGATTCCGTCAAGACGATGAGCTACGGCGACTTCCTCGGCGTGGTGGCCTCCGGTCGCAAGAACGTCTCGACCGCACAGGAGAACGTCATGCCGGCCTTCGGCGACAATCCGAATGTCGCCTGCTACATGGACGATCTCTACGTCTATCTCCGCGCCCGCTCCACCGAAGCATGGGGCCGGCAGCGTCCTTCCAAGAAGGAGGAGAAGACAGAGGCCTACACCAAGGCGGAAGACGCCTGTATGGGCAAGAAGTGA
- a CDS encoding S-(hydroxymethyl)glutathione dehydrogenase/class III alcohol dehydrogenase: MKTRAAVAFEAKKPLEIVEVDLEGPKTGEVLVEIKATGICHTDAYTLDGFDSEGIFPSILGHEGAGIIREIGPGVTSVKPGDHVIPLYTPECRQCKSCLSQKTNLCTAIRATQGKGVMPDGTSRFSYKGKPIYHYMGCSTFSNFTVLPEIAVAKIREDAPFDKSCYIGCGVTTGVGAVVNTAKVEPGANVVVFGLGGIGLNVIQGAKMAGADKIIGVDINDSKEEWGKRFGMTHFVNPKKVTGDIVQHLVGLTDGGADYTFDCTGNTTVMRQALEACHRGWGTSIIIGVAEAGKEISTRPFQLVTGRNWRGTAFGGARGRTDVPKIVDWYMNGKIQIDPMITHVLKLEEINKGFDLMHEGKSIRSVVVF, from the coding sequence ATGAAGACACGTGCCGCCGTCGCTTTCGAAGCCAAGAAGCCGCTCGAGATCGTCGAGGTCGACCTGGAAGGCCCGAAGACCGGCGAGGTCCTGGTCGAGATCAAGGCGACGGGCATCTGCCATACCGACGCCTATACGCTCGACGGCTTCGACAGCGAGGGAATCTTCCCGTCGATCCTGGGGCATGAGGGCGCGGGCATCATCCGCGAGATCGGTCCCGGCGTGACCTCGGTGAAGCCGGGCGATCACGTCATTCCGCTCTACACGCCGGAATGCCGGCAGTGCAAAAGCTGCCTCAGCCAGAAGACCAATCTCTGCACCGCGATCCGCGCGACGCAGGGCAAGGGCGTGATGCCCGACGGCACCAGCCGTTTCTCCTACAAGGGTAAGCCGATCTACCACTATATGGGCTGCTCGACGTTCTCGAACTTCACCGTGCTGCCCGAGATTGCGGTCGCCAAGATCCGCGAGGACGCCCCGTTCGACAAAAGCTGCTACATCGGCTGCGGCGTCACCACCGGCGTCGGCGCCGTCGTCAACACCGCGAAAGTCGAGCCGGGCGCCAACGTGGTCGTGTTCGGCCTCGGCGGCATCGGCCTCAATGTGATCCAGGGCGCCAAGATGGCCGGCGCCGACAAGATCATCGGGGTCGACATCAACGACTCCAAGGAGGAGTGGGGCAAGCGGTTCGGCATGACCCACTTCGTCAACCCGAAGAAGGTGACCGGCGACATCGTCCAGCACCTCGTCGGCCTCACTGACGGCGGGGCCGACTACACCTTCGACTGCACCGGCAACACCACGGTGATGCGGCAGGCGTTGGAAGCCTGCCACCGCGGCTGGGGCACCTCGATCATCATCGGCGTCGCCGAAGCCGGCAAGGAGATCTCCACCCGCCCGTTCCAGCTCGTCACCGGACGCAACTGGCGCGGCACGGCGTTCGGCGGCGCGCGCGGCCGCACCGACGTGCCGAAGATCGTCGACTGGTACATGAACGGAAAGATCCAGATCGATCCGATGATCACCCACGTGCTCAAGCTCGAGGAGATCAACAAGGGCTTTGACCTCATGCACGAGGGCAAATCCATCCGTTCAGTCGTCGTGTTCTAG
- the gfa gene encoding S-(hydroxymethyl)glutathione synthase: MTVALHPSIDNGLKQGSGSFAGGTLVCKCKDHPVKVGIKGDVAHNHACGCTKCWKPQGATFSVVAVVPRQNVTVLENGDKLQIVDPSAVIQRYACKACGTHMYGRIENKGHPFYGLDFIHPELFQEQGSQAPQFAAFVSSVIESGVKPEQMSGIRARLKEIGLEPYDCLSPALMDAIATHVAKAKAA, encoded by the coding sequence ATGACTGTTGCACTCCACCCCTCGATCGACAACGGCCTCAAACAGGGCAGCGGCAGCTTTGCCGGCGGCACGCTCGTCTGCAAATGCAAGGACCATCCGGTCAAGGTCGGCATCAAGGGCGACGTCGCCCACAATCATGCCTGCGGCTGCACCAAGTGCTGGAAGCCGCAAGGCGCGACATTCTCCGTCGTCGCCGTGGTGCCGCGCCAGAACGTCACCGTGCTCGAGAACGGCGACAAGCTCCAGATCGTCGATCCCTCCGCGGTGATCCAGCGCTACGCCTGCAAGGCCTGCGGCACCCACATGTACGGCCGCATCGAGAACAAGGGCCACCCGTTCTACGGCCTCGATTTCATCCATCCCGAGCTGTTCCAGGAGCAGGGCTCGCAGGCGCCGCAATTCGCCGCCTTCGTCTCCTCCGTGATCGAATCGGGCGTGAAGCCGGAGCAGATGTCCGGCATTCGTGCGCGGTTGAAGGAAATCGGGCTCGAGCCCTATGATTGCCTGTCACCGGCGCTGATGGACGCGATCGCGACCCACGTCGCCAAAGCCAAAGCCGCCTGA
- a CDS encoding (2Fe-2S)-binding protein yields MIKVKINGQEQSWDGDPDLPLLWFLRDEVGLTGTKFSCGQALCGSCTVIVDKQAVRACVTSVNDVAGREVTTIEGLHPNGDHPVQKAWRQVNVPQCGFCQAGQIMQAAALLMDNPKPSHDQIREAMSGNICRCGCYQRIENAVHLASTGV; encoded by the coding sequence ATGATCAAGGTGAAGATCAACGGACAGGAACAGAGCTGGGACGGCGACCCGGATCTCCCGCTACTCTGGTTCCTGCGTGACGAGGTCGGGCTGACCGGCACCAAGTTCAGCTGCGGCCAGGCTCTGTGCGGCTCCTGCACCGTCATCGTGGACAAGCAGGCCGTGCGGGCCTGCGTCACGTCGGTGAACGACGTCGCCGGGCGCGAGGTCACCACGATCGAGGGATTGCACCCCAACGGCGACCACCCGGTGCAGAAGGCCTGGCGCCAGGTCAACGTGCCGCAATGCGGCTTCTGCCAGGCCGGCCAGATAATGCAGGCCGCCGCGCTTCTGATGGACAACCCGAAGCCCTCGCACGACCAGATCCGCGAGGCGATGTCCGGCAACATCTGCCGCTGCGGTTGCTACCAGCGCATCGAAAACGCCGTCCATCTCGCATCGACGGGAGTGTGA
- a CDS encoding molybdopterin cofactor-binding domain-containing protein, with amino-acid sequence MNFIDNPRKLRGFEKHIRVEKISRRSILKGLGVTGGFVLAAPVMSRQALAYETGAGKMPHGVVVDPRVFVSVAPDGIVTIVGHRSEMGTGVRTSLPLIVAEEMEADWNRVKVQQAHGDEVKFGNQDTDGSRSTRHYLIPMRQIGAAARTMLEQAAAKRWGVPATEVKAVNHEVVHSASGHKLGFGELAADAAKQSVPAVEGLKLKDPKDFRYLTKGQIGMVDLHDITTGKARYGADVRLPGMKYAVIARPPVTGGKLVSFDPDAALKVPGVEKVMKVQGWPWPSKFQPLGGVAVIARNTGAAIKGRDALKLTWDDGANGKYDSVAYRKELEEASRKPGLVVRKEGDAEAALKGADKVIVGEYYLPHLAHVSMEPPVAVADVKGDKAEIWAPVQSPGGTREDVAKTLGIPEGNVTVNVTLLGGGFGRKSKCDFALEAALLSKELGAPVKVQWTREDDIHNGFLHTVSVERIEAGLDKNGKVIAWRHRSVAPSIASTFAAGAVHQAPFEIGMGLADLPFEIANISCENPEAAARTRIGWFRSVSNIPRAFAVQSMVGEIAQATGRDQKDMLIELIGSPRIVKPNVKDLWNYGEPQESYPIDTARLRKVVDLVAEKGEWSRKVPKGHGLGIAVHRSFVSYIATIVEVAVDDKGKLTVPRVDTAIDCGTYVNPERIASQIEGAAIMGLSLAKYGEITFKDGKVQQKNFDDFQLVRIDESPAVTNVYIVPPGPDTPPSGVGEPGVPPFAPALINAIFAATGKRIRSLPIGKQLEA; translated from the coding sequence ATGAATTTCATCGACAATCCCCGCAAGCTTCGCGGCTTCGAGAAGCATATCAGGGTCGAGAAGATCTCGCGCCGCAGCATCCTGAAGGGGCTCGGCGTCACCGGCGGCTTCGTCCTCGCCGCCCCCGTGATGTCGCGCCAGGCGCTCGCCTATGAGACCGGCGCCGGCAAGATGCCGCACGGCGTCGTGGTCGATCCGCGCGTGTTCGTCTCGGTCGCCCCGGATGGCATCGTCACCATCGTCGGGCACCGATCGGAGATGGGCACCGGCGTGCGCACCAGCCTGCCGCTGATCGTGGCCGAGGAGATGGAGGCCGACTGGAACAGGGTCAAGGTGCAGCAGGCCCACGGCGACGAGGTCAAGTTCGGCAACCAGGACACCGACGGCTCACGCAGCACGCGGCACTATCTGATCCCGATGCGCCAGATCGGCGCCGCTGCCCGCACCATGCTGGAGCAGGCTGCGGCGAAGCGTTGGGGCGTGCCGGCGACCGAGGTCAAGGCGGTCAATCATGAGGTCGTCCACAGCGCCAGCGGCCACAAGCTCGGCTTCGGCGAGCTCGCAGCCGACGCCGCCAAGCAATCGGTGCCTGCAGTCGAAGGCCTCAAGCTGAAGGACCCCAAGGACTTCCGCTACCTCACCAAGGGCCAGATCGGCATGGTCGATCTGCACGACATCACCACCGGCAAGGCGCGTTACGGCGCCGACGTGCGGCTGCCGGGCATGAAATATGCCGTGATCGCGCGCCCGCCGGTGACCGGCGGCAAGCTCGTCTCGTTCGATCCCGACGCGGCGCTGAAGGTCCCCGGCGTCGAGAAGGTGATGAAGGTTCAAGGCTGGCCGTGGCCGTCGAAATTCCAGCCGCTCGGGGGCGTCGCCGTGATCGCGCGCAACACCGGCGCGGCGATCAAGGGCCGCGACGCATTGAAGCTGACCTGGGACGACGGCGCCAACGGCAAGTATGACTCGGTCGCCTATCGCAAGGAGCTCGAGGAGGCCTCGCGCAAGCCAGGCCTCGTCGTGCGCAAGGAGGGTGACGCGGAGGCGGCCTTGAAGGGCGCGGACAAGGTGATCGTCGGCGAGTACTACCTGCCGCATCTTGCTCATGTCAGCATGGAGCCGCCGGTGGCGGTCGCCGACGTCAAGGGCGACAAGGCCGAGATCTGGGCGCCGGTGCAGAGCCCGGGCGGCACCCGCGAGGACGTCGCCAAGACGCTCGGCATTCCCGAAGGCAATGTCACGGTCAATGTCACGCTGCTGGGTGGGGGGTTCGGGCGCAAGTCGAAATGCGACTTCGCGCTCGAAGCCGCCCTGCTGTCGAAGGAGCTTGGCGCGCCGGTCAAGGTGCAGTGGACGCGCGAAGACGACATTCACAACGGCTTCCTGCACACCGTCTCGGTCGAGCGGATCGAGGCCGGCCTCGACAAGAACGGCAAGGTGATCGCCTGGCGCCACCGCAGCGTGGCTCCCAGCATCGCCTCGACCTTTGCCGCCGGCGCCGTGCATCAGGCCCCGTTCGAGATCGGCATGGGCCTCGCCGACCTGCCGTTCGAGATCGCCAACATCTCCTGCGAGAATCCGGAGGCAGCCGCGCGCACCCGCATCGGCTGGTTCCGTTCGGTCTCCAACATCCCGCGCGCCTTCGCGGTGCAATCGATGGTCGGCGAGATCGCGCAGGCGACCGGCCGCGACCAGAAAGACATGCTGATCGAGCTGATCGGCTCGCCTCGCATCGTCAAGCCGAACGTGAAGGACCTCTGGAACTACGGCGAGCCCCAGGAGAGCTACCCGATCGACACGGCGCGCCTGCGCAAGGTGGTCGATCTGGTCGCGGAGAAGGGCGAATGGAGTCGCAAGGTGCCGAAGGGCCACGGTCTGGGCATCGCAGTGCACCGCAGCTTCGTCAGCTATATCGCGACCATCGTCGAGGTCGCTGTCGACGACAAGGGCAAGCTGACGGTGCCCCGGGTCGACACCGCGATCGATTGCGGCACCTATGTCAACCCCGAGCGCATCGCCTCGCAGATCGAGGGCGCGGCGATCATGGGCCTCAGTCTCGCGAAATACGGCGAGATCACCTTCAAGGACGGCAAGGTGCAGCAGAAGAACTTTGACGACTTCCAGCTCGTCAGGATCGACGAGTCCCCTGCGGTGACCAACGTCTACATCGTGCCGCCCGGACCCGACACGCCGCCGAGCGGCGTCGGCGAGCCCGGTGTCCCGCCCTTCGCGCCGGCGCTGATCAACGCGATCTTCGCGGCGACGGGAAAACGTATCCGGAGCTTGCCGATCGGCAAGCAGCTGGAGGCGTAG
- a CDS encoding methanol/ethanol family PQQ-dependent dehydrogenase translates to MTRKQWLLSGFVAFTCLASTAAVSGPIENYSPVTAQRLENPEPKNWMLYRRTYDGHGYSPLDQINTSNVKNLTPVWTFATGVVEGHQAPPIVNNGAMFVTTPMGQVIALNAKTGDEYWRYKRQLPDDLFQLHPTNRGVGLWEDKLYLATTDDHVVALDAKTGKVVWDTKVQDYRKGQYLTLMPLIVDGKVIVGGSGGEFGVRGYVVAYDAKDGKELWRTYTIPGEGEPGHDTWQGDDWKNGGGSAWMTGNYDKETKTIYWGVGNAAPWPGDSHPGDNLYTSSVLALDPDTGKIKAYHQYHQNDSWDWDEVEAPMLIDLQRNGRTIKSLVHPGRDAIFWVLERTPTKINYVAGWPFVHTDVWKGIDETGKPIVDPAHKPVMGKRVEFCPSLWGGKDWPSAAYSQRTGLVYVPANENFCGGFTGEKVPLKPGELWLGTKPEDIGLKTRPGADHFGELQAWDPATGKKVWQHNFPKSQLFGSVTATAGDLVFVGGTNDRNFRAFHAKTGELLWEQKTNSGIVGMPVSYEIDGTQYIAIQSGWGVDAQRIQDALVTNNIGIEANVPQGGVVWVFALKK, encoded by the coding sequence ATGACCAGGAAGCAATGGTTACTGTCCGGCTTCGTCGCCTTCACGTGTCTTGCATCCACTGCCGCCGTGTCCGGTCCGATCGAGAACTACTCGCCGGTCACCGCACAGCGATTGGAGAATCCGGAGCCGAAAAACTGGATGCTCTACCGGCGCACCTATGACGGGCACGGCTACAGTCCACTGGACCAGATCAACACCTCGAACGTGAAGAACCTCACGCCGGTCTGGACCTTCGCCACCGGCGTGGTCGAAGGCCACCAGGCGCCGCCGATCGTCAACAATGGCGCGATGTTCGTGACGACACCGATGGGGCAGGTGATCGCGCTGAACGCGAAGACCGGCGACGAATATTGGCGCTACAAGCGGCAGCTCCCTGACGATCTGTTCCAGCTGCATCCGACCAACCGGGGCGTCGGCTTGTGGGAGGACAAGCTCTACCTCGCCACCACGGACGATCACGTGGTCGCACTCGACGCCAAGACCGGCAAGGTGGTGTGGGATACCAAGGTCCAGGACTACAGGAAGGGCCAGTACTTGACGCTGATGCCGTTGATCGTCGACGGCAAGGTCATCGTCGGCGGCTCCGGCGGCGAGTTCGGCGTGCGCGGCTATGTCGTTGCCTATGATGCCAAGGACGGCAAGGAGCTGTGGCGGACCTACACCATCCCCGGCGAAGGCGAGCCCGGTCACGACACCTGGCAGGGCGACGATTGGAAGAACGGCGGCGGTTCGGCCTGGATGACCGGCAATTACGACAAGGAGACCAAGACGATCTATTGGGGCGTCGGCAACGCCGCGCCGTGGCCCGGCGACTCCCACCCCGGCGACAATCTCTACACCTCCTCGGTGCTCGCGCTCGATCCGGACACCGGCAAGATCAAGGCCTACCACCAGTATCATCAGAACGATTCCTGGGATTGGGACGAGGTCGAGGCGCCGATGCTGATCGATCTGCAGCGCAACGGCCGCACCATCAAGAGCCTGGTGCATCCGGGACGTGATGCCATCTTCTGGGTGCTCGAGCGGACGCCGACCAAGATCAATTATGTCGCCGGTTGGCCGTTCGTTCATACGGACGTCTGGAAGGGCATCGACGAGACCGGCAAGCCGATCGTGGATCCCGCGCACAAGCCGGTGATGGGCAAGCGCGTCGAGTTCTGTCCGTCGCTGTGGGGCGGCAAGGATTGGCCGTCGGCTGCCTATAGCCAGAGGACCGGCCTCGTCTACGTGCCTGCCAACGAGAATTTCTGCGGCGGATTCACCGGCGAGAAGGTCCCGCTCAAGCCAGGCGAGCTCTGGCTCGGCACCAAGCCGGAAGACATCGGCCTGAAGACGAGGCCGGGAGCAGATCATTTCGGCGAGCTCCAGGCCTGGGATCCCGCCACGGGCAAGAAGGTGTGGCAGCACAACTTCCCCAAGTCGCAACTGTTCGGATCGGTCACGGCGACTGCCGGCGACCTCGTCTTCGTCGGCGGCACGAACGACCGCAACTTCCGGGCCTTCCACGCCAAGACCGGCGAGCTCCTCTGGGAGCAGAAGACCAATTCCGGCATTGTCGGCATGCCGGTGTCCTACGAGATCGACGGCACGCAGTACATCGCGATCCAGTCGGGCTGGGGCGTGGACGCGCAGCGCATCCAGGACGCGCTGGTGACCAACAATATCGGCATCGAAGCCAATGTGCCCCAAGGCGGCGTGGTCTGGGTGTTCGCATTGAAGAAATAG
- a CDS encoding ubiquinol-cytochrome c reductase iron-sulfur subunit encodes MSRASFTTNFTSSENSRQPDAEVDAEQTRRTVLLGALAVTACLGCSAHARAGEDPPGSDERPQKGDVLVYSQGDKEGKLITAADLNAGGPPVHAWPKDPNTSVVRSGSRLNEILIIRLDPAELDEKTRARAVEGIIAYSAICSHAGCPVTAWVKSDVGDKEVFKCMCHNSEFDPRAGAQVVFGPAPRRLAALPLALADGSLSIAGNFMGKVGGTQPG; translated from the coding sequence ATGTCCCGCGCATCGTTCACCACCAATTTCACATCGTCCGAAAACTCCAGGCAGCCCGATGCCGAGGTCGATGCCGAGCAGACGCGGCGAACGGTCCTGCTCGGCGCGCTCGCCGTCACCGCCTGCCTCGGCTGCTCCGCGCATGCGCGCGCAGGTGAGGATCCGCCCGGATCCGACGAACGGCCCCAGAAAGGCGATGTGCTCGTCTACTCCCAAGGCGACAAGGAGGGAAAGCTGATCACCGCGGCCGATCTGAACGCCGGCGGACCGCCGGTGCATGCCTGGCCGAAGGATCCCAACACATCGGTCGTGCGCAGCGGCTCGCGGCTCAACGAGATCCTGATCATCCGCCTCGATCCCGCCGAGCTCGACGAGAAGACCCGCGCGCGGGCCGTCGAGGGCATCATAGCCTATTCGGCGATCTGCTCGCACGCCGGCTGCCCCGTCACCGCCTGGGTGAAGAGCGATGTCGGCGACAAGGAGGTGTTCAAATGCATGTGCCACAACTCCGAATTCGATCCGCGCGCCGGCGCGCAAGTCGTGTTCGGACCGGCGCCGCGACGGCTCGCGGCGCTGCCGCTGGCGCTGGCTGACGGTTCGCTCAGCATCGCCGGCAATTTCATGGGAAAGGTAGGTGGCACGCAGCCAGGATGA
- a CDS encoding group III truncated hemoglobin, whose amino-acid sequence MSDRLKAEREAAAARRSLLTQDAIERTGITEEMIAELVTRFYGRVREDAKLGPVFGVVQNWDEHLAKLRDFWSSVVLMSGRYHGSPMRAHLPLGLAGDHFDRWLDLFEQTAREVCPPPAASLFIDKARRIADSFEMASATVAGSIAAPRHVLRP is encoded by the coding sequence ATGTCGGATCGACTGAAGGCCGAGCGCGAGGCGGCGGCCGCACGGCGAAGCCTGTTGACGCAGGATGCGATCGAGCGCACCGGGATCACCGAGGAGATGATCGCGGAACTCGTCACCCGCTTCTACGGACGGGTGCGCGAGGATGCAAAGCTGGGTCCGGTGTTTGGCGTCGTGCAGAACTGGGACGAGCATCTCGCCAAGCTCAGGGATTTCTGGTCCTCGGTGGTGCTGATGAGCGGCCGCTATCACGGCTCGCCGATGCGGGCGCATCTGCCACTCGGCTTGGCTGGTGACCATTTCGACCGCTGGCTCGATCTGTTCGAGCAGACCGCGCGCGAGGTCTGCCCGCCGCCAGCGGCCAGCCTGTTCATCGACAAGGCGCGGCGCATCGCCGACAGCTTCGAAATGGCGTCGGCAACCGTTGCCGGTTCGATCGCCGCGCCGCGCCACGTCCTCAGGCCCTGA